The DNA window TCGGTGACAGCCCGCTCTGGCGAGGAGACGCTCCGGGTCGTCGGCCACAGTGAGGACGGCTACGCCAGCTATCCGGCGACCGAAGCGGGCGTGCCGGTCGGCTCCTGTCCCGACTGCGGGCGCTCGCTCGTCCGTGCGAGCGGCGCAGTGTCCTGTCTGGGCTGTGGCAACCGGTACGGGCTTCCCGCCGGTGCGTCGATCCGATCGGAACACTGTGAGTGTGGCCTCCCCCGGCTTCGGGCCGAACGCGGTCTCCCCTTCGATATCTGCATGGATCGGGAGTGTGAGTCCCTCGACGCCGCGGTCCGCGAGGAGTTCGACCGGGCGTGGGACTGTCCGGAGTGTGGCGACGATCTTCGGATCCTTCGCCGGGGCGGGCTGATCGCCGGCTGTGACTCCTATCCCGACTGCGAGACGGGTTTTTCGATCCCCGCGGGGACGATCGTCGGCACCTGTGGCTGTGACCTCCCGCTGTTCGAGACGCCGACTGGGCGGCGGTGCCTCGATGCGACGTGTGAGGCCAGCGAACTGCCCGGGCCGTGACCGGGTGGCTGTCCCATCTCCGGTCGACCGGCCCCATTCCGGACCGTAGCACCTTTGCCCGCAGGCGGGCGAGAGTCTCCCAATGGAAGGCACACTCCGCGACGGCGTCGTCCACCTCTCGGGCAACGCGCGCCAGCAGTTCTACGATGCCCGCGGATACGGCTATCCCACCGGCGGAAACGACATCGCCCTTGCCCCGGTCGAGGCGGCCCATCTCCTCTTTCGCGGGGATCTGGAGGCGATCCTCGACGACGATCGACGGCTCGGCTTCCGGGAGTTTCTCACCCAGCCGGGACGCGAGCGCTTTGGCCTGCGCTTTCTGGTCTATGCCGACCTGCGCGCACGCGGGTTCTATCTCTCGCCTGCCCGAGATCGCTGGACGCCGAGTTCGGCCGACCTCGGGAGTATCGATTTCGTCGTCTACCCTCGCGGTAAGGGACCCGAGGACGGGCGCACCGAGTACCGAATCCGGGTCGTCGGCGAGCGCCAGGGTGTCGCGGCGTCCTCGCTGGGGGAGTGCACCCTCGCCATCGTCGACGAGGAAAGCGAGATCACCTACTTCGCGACGGACAGTCCCGCGATCGAGGGGTCGACGACGGTCGACCTGCCAGAGAGCGTTCCGGCAGTACTCTTCGCGGACCGGGCGATCTGCTGGGAGCCGCCCGAACGACTCCACGAGAGCGGTTTCTACGGCCAGCCACTCGCAGAACGGAACGCCGAGGAGATCCACGGGCTTCAGCTTTCGCTCGTCGAGGCCGCACAGCTCGCCGCCGCGGGCGCGATCGACATCGACGGGGGCTACGAGGCGGTCGTCGAGCGCGGCCGCGCCGTCGAAGGCGAGCGGTTCGACCGGCGGCTCTACACCTACTCCGTGCTCCGTGAACGCGGTGTCGTCCCCAAGACCGGCTTCAAGTTCGGCGCGGACTTTCGGACCTACGCCGACGTCGAGTCCGTCGAGGAGCTGAGCCACTCCGAACGCCTCGTCAGGGTGTTGCCGCCCGATCACGAGTTCGCTCCCCGAGATCTGTCGCTCGACATCCGACTGGCCCACGGCGTCCGCAAGGAGATGCTGTTTGCGCTGACCGAGGGCGAGGATATCGACTGGCTCGGCGTCGAACGAATCACGCCCTGAGGTTTTTGGGCTGGCGCGTCTCCCGAAACGAACGGTTTATGCGGCCGCCCGCACCACATTTCGGTAGTCGCACGGATGACCCGAAATACAGACTCCCGTGACGCCAATGTATCGCCGTCCGAACGAGACGCCCCGGACGGGCAGAACTGGCGTTCGTCGGCCGAGCTTCGGACCGACGGCGCGGGAGCCGACAGCGCCGCCGGAGCCGACGAGGTCGCGCTGGACCCGTGGGGTTCCTCGTCGGTCGCGGACTACCGCAAACTGTTCGAAAAGTTCGGGATCGCCGAATTCGAGGAGCTGCTTGACTCTGTGCCCAACCCCCACTACCTGATGCGCCGTGGCGTGATCTTCGGGCACCGTGATTACGAGCCGGTCGCCGCGGCGATGCGCGAGAACGAGCCGTTCGCCGTCCTTTCGGGCTTTATGCCGACGGGCGATCCCCACATCGGTCACAAGCTCGTCTTCGACGAGATCATCTGGCATCAACAGCAGGGCGGGGACGCCTACGGGCTGATCGCCGATCTGGAAGCCCACAGCGCCCGCGGGCTCACCTGGGACGAGATCGACGAGCACGCCGAGAGCTACATCCTCTCGCTGCTCGCGCTCGGCTTCGATCCCGAGAAAGGCACGCTCTATCGGCAGTCGGCAAACCGAGAGGTACAGGATCTGGCCTTCGAGCTGGGGATCGAGGCGAACTACTCGGAACTCGGCTCGATCTACGGCTTCGACGGCGAGACTGACGTCTCGCACATGCAAAGCGTCGTCACGCAGATGGCCGACATCCTCTACCCGCAGGTCGCCGACGAGCCCAAGCCGACGGTGATCCCGGTCGGTCCCGATCAAGATCCGCATATGCGTCTCGCACGGGACCTGGCCGCTCGAACCCGATTCTTCGGCGTTACCGAGGCGTACGCGAGCTTCGAGGCAACCGAGGACGAACGCGAACTGATCGCCGAGGCGTACGCAGCGCTCGACGGCGAGGCGGCCCGCACCGACGACGAGCGAGATACCGTTCGCTGCGAGGACGTCGCCGACTGGCTCCGCGAGCACGAACCAGCGCCCGAGGACGAGCGCCAGTCAGCCATCGAGAAACTCGATGCTGCGGGCAAGGAGCCGGTTCGCCCGCGCGTCCGGCTGCTTGATCGGAACGCCACCGAGGACGCCTTCGAGGCGCTGATCGACGCGGTCGAGGGCGAGAAACGCGTCTACGAGAATCACGTCGACACGTTCGAGGTCTCCCGTGAGGATGCCGACGAGCTCGCCCGGCAGGTCGAACTCGACCACGGCGGCTACGGCTTCCTGCCGCCGTCGTCGATCTACCACCGCTTTATGACCGGTCTCACCGGCGGCAAGATGTCATCCTCGATCCCAGCGAGCCACATCTCGCTGCTGGACGATCCCGAGGAGGGGTACGACAAGGTCAAATCGGCCACCACGGGCGGGCGTGAGACCGCCGAAAAGCAGCGCGAACTCGGTGGGAAAGCCGACGAGTGTCCTGTCTACGAGCTGTACGCCTATCTGCTCGCTGACGATGACGACGAGTTCGCAACGGAGGTCTACGAGGAGTGTGTCGGCGGCGAACGCCTCTGTGGCGGCTGCAAGGAACAGGCGGCAGAGCTGATGGCCGAGTTCCTCGAAGAGCATCAGGAGAAACGCGCCGAGTGGGCCGACAAACTCGACGAACTGGATATCGAGCTCGATAGCGATCGGGCACGCCGATAGCCCACGATCGACGAATCGTTTTCGCTCGCCCGCCGTGGAATTTTTCACTCCGCTTGCAGTACCCGTAGCTATGTCTACACGTCTCGACACCCTCAGACACCCCGAGTACACCGGCGAGAATCGGTGTACACCCTGTACCGTGGTCAACGTCTGTATTGCGGCTCTGCTGGCGGTGGCGGTCGGCGTGGCGTTTCCGCTGGCCGGCGTCGTCGTCTTCGTCCTCTCGCTGGCGGCGATCTACCTCCGCGGGTATCTGGTACCCGGAACGCCCACGCTGACGAAACGGTATCTCCCCAACCGGGTGCTGGCGCTGTTCGACAAGGCACCCGACTCGACCGACGAGTTCGTCCCAGCAGCCGACGCCGCTGCTATGGACGACAGGGGCGACGACGGCACTGCCGAGAGCCCGTCAGTCGAGGCCGGGCACGGGGCGACGCCGGGTACTCCCGATGCGACGGCGACCGGAGCGAATCCCGAGACGGCGTCGTCGACTGACCCCGCCGATGACGCCGACGCGCCCGAGCCCGATATCGTTCCCGAGCAACTCCTCGGCGACCTCGGCGTCGTCGAGCCCTGCGAGTCGGTCGACGACCTCTG is part of the Natranaeroarchaeum aerophilus genome and encodes:
- the endA gene encoding tRNA-intron lyase, whose protein sequence is MEGTLRDGVVHLSGNARQQFYDARGYGYPTGGNDIALAPVEAAHLLFRGDLEAILDDDRRLGFREFLTQPGRERFGLRFLVYADLRARGFYLSPARDRWTPSSADLGSIDFVVYPRGKGPEDGRTEYRIRVVGERQGVAASSLGECTLAIVDEESEITYFATDSPAIEGSTTVDLPESVPAVLFADRAICWEPPERLHESGFYGQPLAERNAEEIHGLQLSLVEAAQLAAAGAIDIDGGYEAVVERGRAVEGERFDRRLYTYSVLRERGVVPKTGFKFGADFRTYADVESVEELSHSERLVRVLPPDHEFAPRDLSLDIRLAHGVRKEMLFALTEGEDIDWLGVERITP
- a CDS encoding tryptophan--tRNA ligase: MTRNTDSRDANVSPSERDAPDGQNWRSSAELRTDGAGADSAAGADEVALDPWGSSSVADYRKLFEKFGIAEFEELLDSVPNPHYLMRRGVIFGHRDYEPVAAAMRENEPFAVLSGFMPTGDPHIGHKLVFDEIIWHQQQGGDAYGLIADLEAHSARGLTWDEIDEHAESYILSLLALGFDPEKGTLYRQSANREVQDLAFELGIEANYSELGSIYGFDGETDVSHMQSVVTQMADILYPQVADEPKPTVIPVGPDQDPHMRLARDLAARTRFFGVTEAYASFEATEDERELIAEAYAALDGEAARTDDERDTVRCEDVADWLREHEPAPEDERQSAIEKLDAAGKEPVRPRVRLLDRNATEDAFEALIDAVEGEKRVYENHVDTFEVSREDADELARQVELDHGGYGFLPPSSIYHRFMTGLTGGKMSSSIPASHISLLDDPEEGYDKVKSATTGGRETAEKQRELGGKADECPVYELYAYLLADDDDEFATEVYEECVGGERLCGGCKEQAAELMAEFLEEHQEKRAEWADKLDELDIELDSDRARR
- a CDS encoding topoisomerase DNA-binding C4 zinc finger domain-containing protein, with product MSETADPVLPETDHSIRVFAGECTAIYDSDGREEHRGHVTVVVKPDNTVLVHDADGYQPVAWLTRADSVTCARDRGFSVTARSGEETLRVVGHSEDGYASYPATEAGVPVGSCPDCGRSLVRASGAVSCLGCGNRYGLPAGASIRSEHCECGLPRLRAERGLPFDICMDRECESLDAAVREEFDRAWDCPECGDDLRILRRGGLIAGCDSYPDCETGFSIPAGTIVGTCGCDLPLFETPTGRRCLDATCEASELPGP